In a single window of the Hypanus sabinus isolate sHypSab1 chromosome 15, sHypSab1.hap1, whole genome shotgun sequence genome:
- the LOC132405556 gene encoding protocadherin beta-16-like isoform X1: MASLMYNQLRQWQFLYLLLVSVSDLICKKIHYSVPEELDIGAFVGDISADLGIDAKILTERKLQILSESKTQYIDVNRNTGTLFIKEKIDREQLCEQSLTCVLILEVVLESPLTLYGVEIEILDVNDNEPVFPRSELNLEISEMTIVGTSFPLQSAQDPDTGTNGVRSYELNPNGHFGLKFRPGGEGSGNLELVLQKSLDREQQATYQLTLTAFDEGHPRKIGTSQIKITVVDMNDNAPICEQKVQEISITENIPDNTLIAKVTAVDLDEGLNGKIEYSFHNDTPEKVRKVFSLDPLTGDITVTGNVDFEEIQIYQITVQAKDRGPHPLLAYCKIVILVKDVNDNSPEIMIKTMSNTVPENISTNSAIAFLKVSDRDSKNPADILCQINDAIPFKLNTSLSSFYTLVTHGDLDRESMPEYNITITCTDAGSPPLSSSKTVHVLVTDINDNAPRFTQTSFTMYVRENNAVGVSIGSVSAVDPDSNKNSQMTFVILNKLVQGLPTSNFVSLNAASGVIIAERSFDFEELKQIQINVQVRDEGIPPLCNNVTVKVIIVDQNDNAPLIASPPPNANSITEETIPRSADSGYLVAKVTATDADSGQNAQLFYQLQLPTDKSLFTVAHETGEIWTIRRFLRRDPSKQSIVVVVKDNGTPSLSSTVIINVLVQDDYADKPSSPGRFQIPSQWQHDLKFYLIIAFGSASLVFFVAIIILGIKVKKDRIENNLCWKGSKFSRAESFHGVQKACTNLQIQHNYLEVYQGEVVSKPFRYEVCSDPTMSDFMLIKSHTSSAPTICNTNGPCVPETRIKSSNSSNKDSNGFHEIRDNRQWNLEQSSMERCPSGQSTLAKNEVEREQRRFLEIHSHAL, from the coding sequence ATGGCAAGCTTAATGTACAATCAATTAAGACAATGGCAATTTTTGTATCTGTTGCTCGTATCTGTTTCGGATTTAATCTGTAAGAAAATCCACTACTCAGTCCCCGAAGAACTGGATATTGGAGCCTTTGTCGGAGATATTTCCGCAGATCTCGGAATAGATGCAAAAATCCTAACGGAGCGAAAATTACAGATATTGTCCGAGAGCAAAACGCAATATATCGatgtgaacagaaacacaggaACTCTTTTCATAAAGGAAAAGATAGACCGCGAGCAGCTCTGCGAACAAAGCCTCACGTGCGTATTGATACTGGAGGTTGTGCTGGAAAGTCCGCTAACGCTATATGGTGTAGAAATTGAGATTCTCGATGTAAATGACAATGAACCGGTTTTCCCGAGAAGTGAGCTAAATCTTGAAATCTCCGAAATGACTATTGTAGGAACGTCTTTCCCTCTCCAGAGCGCGCAAGACCCGGACACGGGAACCAACGGTGTTCGGTCCTACGAACTGAACCCCAACGGGCACTTTGGTTTGAAATTTCGACCAGGCGGCGAAGGAAGTGGCAACCTAGAACTGGTGTTGCAGAAATCGCTAGACAGAGAGCAACAAGCCACTTATCAGTTAACACTTACCGCGTTTGATGAAGGGCATCCCCGAAAGATTGGGACCAGTCAAATTAAAATTACTGTTGTTGATATGAATGACAATGCTCCAATTTGCGAACAGAAAGTGCAAGAAATTTCAATTACGGAAAACATCCCCGATAATACATTAATAGCGAAAGTAACTGCGGTGGATTTGGACGAAGGATTAAACGGTAAAATAGAATATTCTTTCCATAATGACACTCCAGAAAAAGTGCGGAAGGTATTTAGCTTGGATCCCTTAACCGGAGACATTACAGTAACTGGTAACGTGGATTTTGAAGAAATCCAAATTTATCAGATTACAGTGCAGGCCAAGGATAGAGGCCCACATCCATTGTTAGCGTATTGTAAGATTGTGATACTGGTTAAAGATGTTAATGATAACAGTCCTGAAATAATGATAAAGACTATGTCGAACACTGTTCCTGAGAATATTAGCACGAATTCTGCGATAGCTTTTCTCAAAGTTTCAGACCGAGATTCTAAAAATCCGGCAGATATTCTTTGCCAAATCAACGATGCTATTCCATTTAAGCTTAACACCTCTTTAAGTAGCTTCTACACATTAGTCACACACGGCGACTTAGACCGTGAAAGTATGCCAGAGTACAACATTACCATTACATGCACCGATGCAGGCTCCCCTCCACTGTCGTCCAGCAAGACTGTCCATGTTCTTGTCACAGACATAAATGATAATGCTCCGCGTTTCACTCAGACTTCCTTCACAATGTATGTCAGAGAAAATAATGCCGTGGGAGTTTCAATTGGTTCCGTATCGGCCGTTGATCCAGATTCCAATAAAAACAGTCAAATGACCTTTGTTATTCTGAATAAGTTGGTGCAAGGTTTGCCTACGTCAAATTTCGTCTCATTAAACGCTGCAAGTGGTGTGATAATTGCTGAAAGATCTTTTGATTTTGAAGAACTAAAACAAATTCAAATCAATGTTCAGGTAAGGGATGAGGGAATCCCCCCTCTCTGTAATAACGTTACTGTTAAAGTGATCATTGTCGACCAAAATGACAATGCTCCTCTGATCGCGTCACCTCCGCCAAATGCAAACTCTATAACTGAAGAGACAATACCGAGGTCTGCAGATTCTGGTTATTTGGTGGCAAAAGTGACAGCCACTGATGCCGATTCTGGCCAAAATGCGCAACTTTTCTATCAACTTCAGCTGCCCACGGATAAAAGTCTTTTTACCGTGGCTCACGAAACAGGCGAAATTTGGACCATCCGTCGTTTTCTGCGTAGAGATCCCTCCAAACAATCAATTGTAGTTGTGGTAAAGGACAATGGAACTCCATCCCTTTCATCTACTGTCATTATCAATGTATTAGTGCAAGACGATTATGCAGACAAACCATCCAGTCCTGGCAGGTTTCAAATCCCTAGTCAGTGGCAACATGATTTGAAGTTTTATTTGATTATCGCATTTGGCTCAGCCTCCTTGGTTTTCTTTGTGGCGATTATAATCCTTGGCATTAAGGTGAAGAAAGATAGGATTGAGAATAACCTTTGTTGGAAAGGGTCAAAATTCTCGAGAGCAGAGTCGTTTCATGGGGTTCAAAAAGCTTGCACGAATCTACAAATACAACACAATTATTTGGAAGTTTATCAAGGCGAGGTTGTCTCGAAACCATTTCGTTATGAAGTCTGTTCAGATCCAACTATGAGTGACTTCATGCTCATAAAGTCGCATACTTCTTCTGCACCCACGATATGTAATACGAATGGTCCATGTGTCCCGGAAACACGTATAAAGTCATCAAACTCTTCGAACAAGGATTCAAATGGATTTCACGAG